A stretch of Bradyrhizobium sp. AZCC 2262 DNA encodes these proteins:
- a CDS encoding adenylate/guanylate cyclase domain-containing protein, which produces MDASKLQELTDWLIDGGRSAASPVRFMAECCERMVAAGLPLWRIGVFVRTLHPEIYGRNFIWKPGSEVEVGTVDYHILESPDFHTSPLKIVFQQGLEVRARTDDLRTGRFPIVDELRAEGVTDYIALPLPFVGGTVNASSWTTKQPGGFTEEQLAALRRLVTPLARVIEIISLTRTAASLLDTYVGNRAGERIMGGQIRRGHTETMNAAIWLSDLRGFTALSDRLPAETVVDILNHYFDCQVAAIKKHGGEVLKYMGDGLLAVFPIDEYVGDDKQVCSNVLEAAHESRASVADMQYPVGDSVERFRFGVALHVGRILYGNIGGGNRLDFTCIGPAVNLAARLEKIASQTRRTIVASEGFAGICSGGWSDLGEFPVAGFSKAARVYGLADEKSAA; this is translated from the coding sequence ATGGATGCATCGAAACTGCAAGAATTGACCGACTGGCTGATCGACGGCGGGAGATCCGCGGCCAGCCCGGTCCGGTTCATGGCCGAGTGCTGCGAACGGATGGTCGCGGCGGGGCTGCCGCTCTGGCGTATCGGCGTCTTCGTCCGCACGCTGCATCCCGAGATCTACGGGCGCAATTTCATCTGGAAGCCGGGCTCCGAGGTCGAGGTCGGCACGGTGGACTACCATATCCTGGAGTCACCGGATTTTCACACCAGCCCGCTGAAGATCGTTTTCCAGCAGGGGCTGGAGGTTCGGGCCCGGACCGATGATCTGCGGACCGGGCGCTTTCCGATCGTCGATGAACTCCGCGCCGAAGGTGTCACGGATTATATCGCGCTGCCGCTGCCCTTTGTCGGCGGCACGGTGAACGCATCGAGCTGGACCACCAAACAGCCGGGCGGATTTACGGAAGAACAATTGGCGGCGCTGCGAAGGCTCGTGACGCCGCTGGCGCGCGTGATCGAGATCATCAGCCTCACTCGCACCGCGGCGAGCCTGCTGGACACCTATGTCGGCAATCGCGCCGGCGAGCGGATCATGGGTGGACAGATCAGGCGCGGCCACACCGAGACGATGAATGCGGCGATCTGGTTGTCCGATCTGCGAGGCTTCACGGCGCTGTCGGACCGGCTGCCGGCCGAGACCGTCGTGGACATTCTGAACCATTATTTCGATTGCCAGGTCGCCGCGATCAAGAAGCATGGCGGCGAAGTGTTGAAATATATGGGTGACGGGCTGCTCGCGGTTTTTCCGATCGATGAGTATGTCGGCGACGACAAGCAGGTTTGCTCGAATGTGCTGGAAGCCGCCCATGAGTCGCGCGCCAGCGTCGCTGACATGCAATACCCGGTCGGGGACTCGGTCGAACGGTTTCGGTTCGGCGTCGCTCTGCATGTCGGGCGGATTCTCTATGGCAATATCGGCGGCGGCAACCGGCTCGATTTCACCTGCATCGGACCGGCGGTGAATTTGGCGGCGCGGCTGGAAAAGATCGCGAGCCAAACCAGGCGCACCATCGTGGCATCCGAAGGGTTTGCCGGCATCTGCAGCGGCGGCTGGAGCGATCTCGGCGAGTTTCCGGTCGCCGGCTTCTCGAAGGCCGCGCGGGTCTACGGCCTGGCCGACGAAAAATCAGCGGCGTGA
- a CDS encoding GMC family oxidoreductase, translated as MYDFIIVGGGSAGSVMAHRLSAKSANKVLLCEAGQDTPPGNEPPEIRDSYPGTAYFDPRFHWTELKVTTQVVSHNNPDEARPPLRKYEQARVLGGGSSINGQMANRGAPTDYNEWEMRGATGWSWKDVLPYFKKVEHDLDFDGPFHGKDGRIPVRRIPQAHWTRHSQAMAEACKQAGFKFLPDQNGEFVDGYFPVTHSNQDEQRVSAAMGYLDRETRKRANLTISTNTQVKELLFEGTQCVGVKALVDGREQEFRGREIILSCGAIHSPAHLLRAGIGPVGHLKEMGIPVLTGLAGVGQRLMDHPSISLSSYVRRGARMNAHTRRHMQMGLRYSSGLPGIPAGDMFVVVLTKSAWHSVGEQIGSLLTFVNKTYSETGQVKLASRDSREEPIVEFNLLSDRRDLDRLMSGFRKMAGLQMSAPLKAVTDKPFPAAYSDRVRKIGVVNTKNKILTAIAAVLMDGPAALRHYMIDNFVVEGFTFEQVMNDDEALEAFVRKSAIGVWHASCSCRMGRADDPMAVVDTQGRVKGVQGLRVVDASIFPVVPCANTNFPVLMTAEKIADAMQ; from the coding sequence GTGTACGACTTCATCATCGTCGGCGGCGGGTCGGCGGGCTCCGTCATGGCCCACCGCCTCTCCGCCAAAAGCGCCAACAAGGTCCTGCTCTGCGAAGCCGGCCAGGACACGCCGCCGGGCAACGAACCGCCCGAAATTCGCGACAGCTATCCGGGAACGGCGTATTTCGATCCGCGCTTCCACTGGACCGAACTCAAGGTCACTACCCAGGTCGTCAGTCACAACAACCCCGACGAGGCCAGGCCGCCGCTCCGGAAATATGAGCAGGCCCGCGTGCTGGGTGGCGGTTCCTCGATCAACGGCCAGATGGCCAACCGCGGCGCGCCGACGGATTACAATGAGTGGGAAATGCGCGGCGCTACGGGCTGGAGCTGGAAGGACGTGCTGCCCTATTTCAAGAAGGTCGAGCACGACCTCGATTTCGACGGTCCGTTCCACGGCAAGGATGGCCGCATCCCCGTCCGCCGCATTCCGCAAGCGCACTGGACGCGGCACAGCCAGGCGATGGCCGAGGCCTGCAAGCAGGCCGGCTTCAAGTTCCTGCCCGACCAGAACGGCGAGTTTGTCGACGGCTACTTCCCGGTGACGCACTCCAATCAGGACGAGCAACGGGTCTCGGCCGCCATGGGTTATCTCGATCGCGAGACACGCAAGCGCGCCAACCTGACCATATCGACCAACACGCAAGTGAAGGAGCTGCTGTTCGAAGGCACGCAATGCGTCGGTGTAAAGGCGCTGGTCGATGGCCGCGAGCAGGAGTTCCGCGGCCGCGAAATCATCCTCTCGTGCGGCGCGATTCATTCGCCGGCCCACCTGTTGCGCGCCGGCATCGGACCGGTCGGGCATCTGAAGGAGATGGGCATTCCGGTCCTGACGGGGCTTGCCGGCGTTGGCCAGCGCCTGATGGACCATCCCTCGATCTCGCTGTCCTCGTATGTCCGTCGCGGCGCGCGCATGAACGCGCACACCAGACGCCATATGCAGATGGGGCTGCGTTACTCCTCCGGGCTTCCGGGCATCCCCGCCGGCGACATGTTCGTCGTTGTCCTCACCAAGTCCGCCTGGCATTCGGTCGGCGAGCAGATCGGCTCGCTGCTCACCTTCGTCAACAAGACCTATTCGGAGACCGGTCAGGTAAAGCTCGCTTCGCGCGATTCGCGGGAAGAGCCGATCGTCGAGTTCAACCTGCTGTCGGACCGGCGCGATCTCGATCGACTGATGAGCGGCTTTCGCAAGATGGCCGGCTTGCAGATGAGCGCGCCGCTCAAGGCGGTGACCGACAAGCCATTCCCGGCTGCCTATTCCGACCGGGTGCGCAAGATCGGCGTGGTCAATACGAAGAACAAGATTCTCACCGCCATTGCCGCTGTCCTGATGGACGGGCCGGCGGCGCTGCGCCACTACATGATCGACAATTTCGTCGTCGAAGGTTTTACGTTCGAGCAGGTCATGAACGACGACGAGGCGCTCGAAGCCTTCGTGCGCAAGTCGGCGATCGGCGTGTGGCACGCCTCATGCTCATGCCGGATGGGCCGTGCGGACGATCCGATGGCGGTTGTCGACACCCAAGGCCGGGTCAAGGGCGTGCAGGGTTTGCGCGTGGTCGACGCCTCGATTTTCCCGGTGGTGCCGTGCGCCAACACCAATTTCCCGGTGCTGATGACGGCGGAGAAGATCGCAGACGCGATGCAGTGA
- the aroC gene encoding chorismate synthase: MSHNTFGHMFRVTTFGESHGIAIGCVVDGCPPLIPLTNEDIQHDLDRRRPGQSRFTTQRQEPDAVKILSGVMAHPETGVQVTTGTPIALLIENTDQRSKDYSEIKDKFRPGHADFTYEAKYGLRDYRGGGRSSARETATRVAAGAIARKILPGVKVRGALVQIGPHKIDRDKWDWDEIARNPFNCPDKDSATFFEQYLDGIRKSGSSIGAVIEVVAEGVPAGWGAPIYAKLDGELAAAMMSINAVKGVEIGAGFGAAELSGEENADEMRTGNDGTRFLSNNAGGVLGGISTGQPVVVRFAVKPTSSILSPRKTVDRAGADTDIMTKGRHDPCVGIRAVPVGEAMMACVLADHFLRHRGQVGG, from the coding sequence ATGTCCCACAACACCTTCGGCCACATGTTCCGGGTCACGACCTTCGGCGAAAGCCACGGGATCGCGATCGGCTGCGTGGTTGACGGCTGCCCGCCGCTGATCCCGCTGACCAATGAGGATATCCAGCACGATCTCGACCGCCGCCGTCCGGGACAATCGCGCTTCACCACCCAGCGCCAGGAGCCGGATGCGGTAAAAATCCTGTCCGGCGTGATGGCGCATCCCGAGACCGGCGTGCAGGTGACGACGGGGACGCCGATCGCGCTGCTGATCGAGAACACCGATCAGCGCTCCAAGGACTATTCCGAAATCAAGGACAAGTTTCGCCCCGGCCACGCCGACTTCACCTATGAGGCCAAATACGGCCTGCGCGATTATCGCGGCGGCGGACGTTCCTCGGCGCGCGAGACCGCCACGCGTGTCGCCGCCGGCGCCATCGCGCGAAAAATCCTGCCCGGCGTGAAGGTGCGCGGCGCGCTGGTGCAGATAGGCCCGCACAAGATCGATCGCGACAAATGGGACTGGGACGAGATCGCGCGCAATCCGTTCAATTGCCCGGACAAGGACAGCGCGACGTTCTTCGAGCAATATCTCGACGGCATCCGCAAGAGCGGCTCCTCGATCGGCGCTGTGATCGAGGTGGTCGCCGAAGGCGTGCCGGCCGGATGGGGCGCGCCGATCTACGCCAAGCTCGACGGCGAGCTGGCGGCCGCGATGATGAGCATCAATGCGGTAAAGGGCGTCGAGATCGGCGCCGGCTTTGGCGCCGCCGAATTGTCAGGCGAGGAAAACGCCGACGAGATGCGCACCGGCAATGACGGCACGCGATTCCTCTCCAACAATGCCGGCGGCGTGCTCGGCGGCATCTCGACCGGCCAGCCGGTGGTGGTGCGCTTTGCGGTGAAGCCGACCTCGTCAATCCTCTCGCCGCGCAAGACGGTCGATCGTGCGGGCGCCGACACCGACATCATGACCAAGGGCCGCCACGACCCCTGCGTCGGCATCCGCGCCGTGCCGGTCGGCGAGGCCATGATGGCCTGCGTGCTCGCCGATCACTTCCTGCGCCATCGCGGGCAAGTCGGCGGGTAG
- a CDS encoding histidine phosphatase family protein produces MPAPVIYYIRHGETSWNAEGRLQGAQDIPLNDLGRRQAAHAGRVLADLLARDGRDKAALPFVASPLQRARATMELVRSALKLPPEKYALDDRLREIGYGVWEGSTLAEMQAADPVLYARRLTAKWTMAPEGGETYAEVQHRMRDWYDSVDSDTVAVAHGGTARALMVALGIETPASAADLLIEQGAVYVFRDGGLRKYS; encoded by the coding sequence ATGCCCGCGCCCGTGATCTACTACATCCGACATGGCGAGACGTCGTGGAACGCGGAAGGCAGGCTGCAGGGCGCGCAGGACATTCCGCTGAACGATCTTGGCCGCAGGCAGGCGGCCCATGCCGGGCGCGTTCTGGCAGACCTGCTGGCGCGCGATGGCCGCGACAAGGCCGCGCTGCCGTTCGTTGCAAGTCCGCTGCAACGGGCGCGGGCCACGATGGAATTGGTGCGCAGCGCCTTGAAGCTGCCGCCGGAAAAATATGCGCTCGACGACCGCCTGCGCGAGATCGGCTACGGCGTCTGGGAGGGTTCGACGCTGGCCGAGATGCAGGCCGCCGATCCCGTGCTCTATGCCAGGCGGCTGACGGCGAAATGGACGATGGCCCCGGAAGGCGGCGAGACCTATGCGGAAGTGCAGCACCGGATGCGCGACTGGTACGATTCCGTCGATAGCGACACTGTCGCCGTGGCCCATGGCGGCACCGCGCGGGCGCTGATGGTGGCGCTCGGCATCGAAACGCCGGCCAGCGCCGCCGACCTCCTGATCGAACAGGGCGCGGTCTACGTGTTCCGCGACGGGGGGTTGCGGAAATATAGCTAA